The Comamonas sp. GB3 AK4-5 genome includes a region encoding these proteins:
- the mscL gene encoding large conductance mechanosensitive channel protein MscL: MGMMQEFREFAVKGNVIDLAVGVIIGGAFGKIVDSIVNDLIMPVVGLVFGKLDFSNMFLALGSVPDGIPQTLDAVRKAGVPVFAYGNFITVAVNFVILAFIIFMMIKQINRLKRQAPPAPEAVPVTPEDIVLLREIRDSLRKNG; the protein is encoded by the coding sequence ATGGGAATGATGCAAGAATTCCGCGAATTCGCGGTCAAAGGAAACGTGATTGACTTGGCCGTCGGTGTGATCATCGGCGGCGCCTTCGGCAAGATCGTGGACTCCATCGTCAACGACTTGATCATGCCGGTTGTGGGCCTGGTGTTCGGCAAACTGGACTTTTCCAATATGTTTTTGGCACTGGGCTCGGTGCCAGACGGCATTCCCCAGACCCTGGACGCCGTGCGCAAGGCCGGCGTACCCGTTTTTGCCTACGGCAACTTCATCACGGTGGCTGTGAACTTCGTGATTCTGGCCTTCATCATCTTCATGATGATCAAGCAAATCAACCGCTTGAAGCGCCAAGCCCCGCCCGCACCCGAGGCCGTGCCCGTCACACCGGAAGACATTGTGCTGCTGCGCGAAATCCGCGACAGCCTGCGAAAAAACGGCTGA
- a CDS encoding Nif3-like dinuclear metal center hexameric protein — translation MIQRHELLAQLDGLLQPERFKDYGPNGLQVEGKAEIRRMVSGVTASRALIEAAIADGADAIFVHHGLFWRGMDGCITGWMKERIRLLLAHDINLFAYHLPLDAHPELGNNAQLGQRLGLAHDATFGDQALGMVGSASFANAQALATQVQAALGRTVTCVSGAADQPIRRVAWCTGGAQGFFEGAIVAGADAFITGEISEPQAHLARETGTTFIAAGHHATERYGAPAVAAHVAQQLGLEHRFIDIDNPA, via the coding sequence ATGATTCAGCGACACGAACTTCTGGCCCAGTTGGATGGCCTGCTGCAACCCGAACGCTTCAAGGACTACGGGCCCAATGGCCTGCAGGTGGAGGGCAAGGCCGAGATTCGCCGCATGGTCAGCGGTGTCACGGCCAGCCGGGCCTTGATCGAAGCAGCGATTGCCGATGGCGCCGATGCCATTTTTGTGCACCACGGCCTGTTCTGGCGTGGCATGGATGGGTGCATCACCGGCTGGATGAAGGAGCGCATCCGCTTGCTGCTGGCCCACGACATCAATCTGTTCGCCTACCACCTGCCGCTGGATGCCCACCCCGAACTGGGCAACAACGCCCAACTGGGCCAGCGCTTGGGTCTGGCGCATGACGCCACCTTTGGCGACCAGGCCCTGGGTATGGTGGGCAGTGCCAGCTTTGCCAACGCCCAGGCGCTGGCCACCCAGGTACAGGCCGCATTGGGGCGCACGGTGACCTGCGTCAGCGGAGCGGCAGACCAGCCTATCCGCCGCGTGGCCTGGTGCACGGGTGGGGCGCAAGGCTTTTTTGAGGGCGCGATTGTGGCCGGTGCCGATGCCTTTATCACCGGTGAAATCTCCGAGCCCCAGGCCCATCTGGCGCGCGAGACCGGCACCACCTTTATTGCCGCCGGCCACCATGCCACCGAGCGCTATGGCGCTCCGGCCGTGGCCGCCCATGTGGCGCAGCAGCTGGGGCTGGAGCACCGGTTTATTGATATTGATAACCCGGCATGA
- the tatB gene encoding Sec-independent protein translocase protein TatB — protein sequence MFDLGISKMALIGVVALVVIGPEKLPRVARTVGALLGKAQRYVADVKAEVSRSMELDELRKMKETVETAARDVEKSVHDTTSDLEKDWRDATDFESAGSEAGSTLASSYESYSAVAPVYRHPGKNFRLKRGAVPQWYKARAGVRSKVQSGAARVARFRPKRFH from the coding sequence ATGTTTGATCTCGGCATTTCCAAGATGGCGCTGATCGGTGTGGTGGCCCTGGTGGTCATCGGCCCCGAGAAGCTGCCGCGCGTGGCCCGCACCGTGGGTGCGCTGCTGGGCAAGGCCCAGCGCTACGTGGCGGACGTGAAGGCCGAGGTCAGCCGCTCCATGGAGCTCGACGAGCTGCGCAAGATGAAGGAGACGGTGGAAACCGCCGCACGCGACGTGGAAAAGTCCGTGCACGACACCACCTCCGACCTGGAAAAGGACTGGCGTGACGCCACCGATTTCGAGTCTGCCGGCAGCGAGGCCGGCTCCACCCTGGCCAGCAGCTATGAAAGCTACAGCGCCGTGGCGCCGGTGTACCGGCATCCGGGCAAGAACTTCCGCCTCAAGCGCGGCGCGGTGCCGCAGTGGTACAAGGCGCGTGCAGGTGTGCGCAGCAAGGTACAGTCCGGTGCGGCGCGCGTGGCGCGTTTTCGGCCCAAGCGTTTTCATTGA
- a CDS encoding cytochrome c1, whose translation MKKLILTLVAALGIVTGAQASSDLLVPLDKAPIDTTNQASLQNGAKLFVNYCLSCHSAAFMRYNRLQDIGLTEQQIKDNLLFTTDKVGETMISAIDPKQAKDWFGGNPPDLTVIARSRASGDGSGADYLYTFLRTFYKDETKPTGWNNLAFPSVGMPHVLWQLQGERRALFEEQEVHGQKTQVFKGWEELTPGSLTQVQYDQEVGDLVNYLQWMGEPAQNTRIRIGVGVLIFLGIFIFIAWRLNAAFWKDVK comes from the coding sequence ATGAAAAAACTGATCCTCACGCTGGTTGCCGCTTTGGGCATCGTCACGGGTGCCCAGGCATCCAGTGACCTGCTGGTTCCGCTGGACAAGGCGCCGATCGATACGACCAACCAGGCTTCGCTGCAAAACGGTGCCAAGCTGTTTGTGAACTACTGTCTGAGCTGCCACTCGGCCGCTTTCATGCGCTACAACCGTCTGCAGGACATCGGACTGACCGAGCAGCAGATCAAGGACAACCTGCTGTTCACCACCGACAAGGTGGGCGAGACCATGATCTCGGCCATCGACCCCAAGCAGGCCAAGGACTGGTTTGGTGGCAATCCGCCCGATCTGACCGTGATCGCACGCTCGCGTGCCAGCGGTGATGGCTCGGGTGCGGACTACCTCTACACTTTCCTGCGCACCTTCTACAAGGACGAGACCAAGCCCACGGGCTGGAACAACCTGGCCTTCCCCAGCGTGGGCATGCCCCATGTGCTGTGGCAGCTGCAGGGCGAACGCCGTGCACTGTTTGAAGAGCAGGAAGTCCACGGTCAAAAGACCCAGGTGTTCAAGGGCTGGGAAGAGCTGACTCCCGGCTCCCTGACCCAGGTGCAGTACGATCAGGAGGTTGGCGACTTGGTGAATTACCTGCAATGGATGGGTGAGCCGGCACAAAATACGCGTATCCGTATTGGTGTGGGCGTGCTGATCTTCCTGGGTATCTTCATCTTCATCGCTTGGAGACTGAACGCCGCGTTCTGGAAAGACGTCAAGTAA
- the pdxA gene encoding 4-hydroxythreonine-4-phosphate dehydrogenase PdxA, with amino-acid sequence MSAPSTPLPVAITQGDSAGIGPEIIAKTFRDHGPLLHGCFVAGDVETMRRGAQAVLRGGETPLPVAAIATPAEAWSVPPRCMPVLQLAEMPPPAPWGQVSRQAGEAAARSVQWAARAALAGEVAALVTAPLHKEALSLAGVDYPGHTELLQAEAACHAGVPIEQMPVRMMLANDQLRTVLVSIHVSLRQALEAVTVGNILQTLRITHAALTRSLGRAPRIAVAGLNPHAGEGGLFGREEIEVIAPAVAQARSEKMDVSGPISPDTVFMRARNTPQHPGEFDVVLAMYHDQGLIPIKYLGVEEGVNVTLGLPLVRTSPDHGTAFDIAGKGQADASSMVEAVRMAKQLAGLPLH; translated from the coding sequence ATGTCTGCACCTTCTACACCGCTGCCTGTTGCCATCACCCAGGGTGATTCGGCTGGCATAGGGCCAGAAATCATTGCCAAGACCTTCAGAGACCATGGGCCGCTGCTGCATGGCTGCTTTGTGGCAGGCGATGTGGAGACCATGCGCCGGGGGGCGCAGGCAGTGCTGCGCGGGGGCGAGACGCCGCTGCCGGTGGCGGCGATTGCCACGCCTGCCGAGGCCTGGAGCGTGCCGCCGCGCTGTATGCCGGTGCTGCAGCTGGCGGAGATGCCGCCGCCCGCGCCCTGGGGGCAGGTCAGCCGCCAGGCTGGCGAGGCTGCTGCGCGCAGCGTGCAATGGGCGGCGCGTGCGGCCCTGGCCGGTGAGGTGGCGGCCCTGGTGACGGCACCGCTGCACAAAGAGGCCTTGTCGCTGGCGGGTGTGGATTACCCGGGCCATACCGAGCTGCTGCAGGCCGAGGCGGCGTGCCATGCTGGCGTGCCCATTGAGCAGATGCCGGTGCGCATGATGCTGGCCAATGACCAGCTGCGCACGGTGCTGGTCAGCATCCATGTCTCGCTGCGTCAGGCGTTGGAGGCAGTGACTGTGGGCAATATCCTGCAGACATTGCGCATCACCCATGCTGCACTCACGCGCAGTCTGGGGCGTGCGCCCCGCATCGCGGTGGCCGGGCTGAACCCGCATGCGGGGGAGGGCGGGTTGTTTGGGCGCGAGGAAATCGAGGTGATTGCTCCTGCCGTGGCCCAGGCGCGGTCAGAGAAAATGGATGTGAGCGGCCCCATTTCCCCGGATACGGTGTTCATGCGGGCCCGCAATACCCCGCAACATCCCGGGGAATTCGACGTGGTGTTGGCGATGTACCACGACCAGGGTTTGATCCCTATCAAATATCTGGGTGTTGAAGAAGGCGTCAATGTGACCCTGGGATTGCCCTTGGTTCGCACCAGTCCGGACCATGGAACGGCCTTCGACATTGCCGGAAAAGGGCAGGCCGATGCCTCCAGCATGGTGGAGGCAGTGCGCATGGCCAAGCAGCTGGCAGGGCTGCCGCTGCACTGA
- a CDS encoding histidine triad nucleotide-binding protein encodes MTEPASAPAYSAHPDHDANCIFCKIIAGQIPSRKVYEDEDVFAFHDIQPWAPVHFLIVPKRHIASMAHLTAEDAPLMGKIMALAPRLAQEQGCNPYPDGGFRVVINTGAEGGQEVHHLHVHVIGGPRPWKKG; translated from the coding sequence ATGACCGAACCCGCATCTGCGCCCGCATATTCCGCGCACCCCGATCACGACGCCAACTGCATCTTCTGCAAGATCATTGCCGGCCAGATTCCCTCGCGCAAGGTGTATGAGGACGAGGATGTCTTCGCCTTTCACGACATCCAGCCCTGGGCACCGGTGCATTTCCTGATCGTGCCCAAGCGGCATATTGCCTCCATGGCCCATCTGACGGCCGAAGACGCGCCGCTGATGGGCAAGATCATGGCCTTGGCCCCCCGGCTGGCCCAGGAGCAGGGCTGCAATCCCTATCCGGATGGGGGCTTTCGCGTGGTGATCAACACCGGCGCCGAAGGCGGCCAGGAAGTGCATCACCTGCATGTGCATGTCATCGGGGGGCCCCGGCCCTGGAAGAAAGGGTGA
- a CDS encoding MFS transporter, which translates to MSKTANAQAHQVAGGAHHRPLNRDDYKTLGLSALGGTLEFYDFVVFVFFANVIGTLFFPADLPDWMRQLQTLGIFAAGYLARPLGGIIIAHYGDKIGRKKMFTLSIFLMAVPTLVIGLLPTYATIGIAAPLLLLLMRVLQGAAIGGEMPGAWVFVAEHSPAKNYGLAIGTLTSGITGGIFLGSIFAVWLNSAYTQAEIHDWAWRMPFILGGVFGLVSVYLRRFLQETPLFRDMQKRKAADAELPIKTILRDHRAACVLVALMTWVLSTAVVVVVLMTPSYLQKVFHIAPSDAMTANAVATVTLTIGCVFWGWLSDKLGTKAAMLLGWGGMTVTAYIFYLNLPGLDTLVLRYALVGFFVGSISLLPVVGVRAFPVAVRFTGLSFAYNMAYAVFGGLTPMLVAVWQQVDMMAPAHYVAAMGVLGMAIGFWRLARFGWQPKVKSAA; encoded by the coding sequence ATGAGTAAGACTGCCAATGCACAAGCCCACCAAGTGGCGGGCGGTGCACACCACCGTCCTTTGAACCGTGACGACTACAAGACCCTGGGCCTGTCCGCCCTGGGTGGAACGCTGGAGTTCTACGACTTCGTCGTGTTTGTGTTCTTTGCCAACGTCATCGGTACCCTGTTCTTCCCTGCCGACCTGCCCGACTGGATGCGGCAGTTGCAGACCCTGGGCATTTTTGCCGCCGGCTACCTGGCACGTCCCCTGGGCGGCATCATCATTGCCCACTATGGCGACAAGATCGGCCGCAAGAAGATGTTCACGCTGTCCATCTTTTTGATGGCCGTGCCCACCTTGGTCATCGGCCTGCTGCCCACCTACGCCACGATTGGTATTGCCGCCCCGTTGCTGCTGCTGTTGATGCGCGTGCTGCAGGGTGCGGCCATCGGTGGCGAAATGCCGGGTGCCTGGGTGTTTGTGGCCGAGCATTCGCCCGCCAAGAACTATGGCCTGGCCATTGGCACGCTGACCTCGGGCATCACTGGCGGCATCTTCCTGGGCTCCATCTTTGCCGTGTGGCTCAACAGCGCCTATACGCAGGCCGAGATCCACGACTGGGCCTGGCGCATGCCCTTTATCTTGGGCGGTGTGTTTGGCCTGGTGTCGGTGTATCTGCGCCGCTTTCTGCAAGAGACGCCGCTGTTTCGCGACATGCAAAAGCGCAAGGCGGCCGATGCCGAGCTGCCCATCAAGACCATCTTGCGTGACCACCGTGCAGCCTGCGTGCTGGTGGCGCTGATGACCTGGGTGCTGTCCACCGCCGTGGTGGTGGTGGTGCTGATGACCCCGTCCTATCTGCAAAAGGTGTTTCACATCGCTCCGAGCGACGCCATGACCGCCAATGCTGTGGCCACGGTCACATTGACCATAGGCTGTGTGTTCTGGGGCTGGCTGAGCGACAAGCTGGGCACCAAGGCCGCCATGCTGCTGGGCTGGGGCGGCATGACCGTGACCGCCTACATCTTCTACCTGAACCTGCCGGGCCTGGACACCCTGGTGCTGCGCTACGCGCTGGTGGGCTTCTTTGTGGGCTCCATCTCGCTGCTGCCCGTGGTGGGCGTGCGCGCCTTTCCCGTGGCCGTGCGTTTCACCGGCCTTTCGTTTGCCTACAACATGGCTTATGCCGTGTTTGGTGGACTCACGCCCATGCTGGTGGCCGTGTGGCAGCAGGTGGATATGATGGCTCCTGCCCACTATGTGGCGGCCATGGGGGTGCTGGGCATGGCCATTGGCTTCTGGCGACTGGCCCGCTTTGGCTGGCAGCCCAAGGTGAAATCTGCGGCTTAA
- a CDS encoding cytochrome bc complex cytochrome b subunit → MAHEFKEIDPNASTGAKVTNWFENRFPTAFSAYKVHMSEYYAPKNFNFWYIFGSLALLVLVIQIVTGIFLVMHYKPDAEKAFASVEYIMRDVPWGWLIRYMHSTGASAFFVVVYLHMFRGLLYGSYRKPRELVWVFGCAIFLALMAEAFMGYLLPWGQMSYWGAQVIVNLFAAIPFVGPDLALLIRGDYVVGDATLNRFFSFHVIAVPLVLLGLVVAHLLALHDVGSNNPDGVEIKAPNAPKDEKGHPLDGIPFHPYYTVHDIFGVAVFLFLFSAVVFFAPEFGGYFLEYNNFIPADPLKTPNHIAPVWYFTPFYSMLRAITSEMMYVLVACVVLAALFTFVKTKLPGIAKAIVGGAAVVAVALMLNIDAKFWGVVVMGGAVVILFALPWLDCSPVKSIRYRPSWHKYLYAVFVVVFVVLAYLGVQPPSPIGERVSQVGTLFYFGFFFLMPWWSQLGTPKPVPDRVTFKPH, encoded by the coding sequence ATGGCACACGAATTCAAAGAAATAGATCCCAACGCGTCCACGGGCGCCAAGGTGACCAATTGGTTCGAGAACCGTTTCCCCACGGCGTTCTCGGCCTATAAGGTTCACATGTCGGAGTACTACGCTCCGAAGAATTTCAACTTCTGGTACATCTTCGGCTCGCTGGCGCTGCTGGTGCTGGTGATCCAGATCGTCACCGGCATCTTCCTGGTGATGCACTACAAGCCGGACGCTGAAAAGGCCTTCGCCTCGGTGGAATACATCATGCGTGATGTGCCTTGGGGTTGGCTGATTCGCTATATGCACTCCACGGGGGCCTCAGCCTTCTTTGTGGTGGTGTATCTGCACATGTTCCGTGGCCTCTTGTATGGCTCCTACCGCAAGCCGCGCGAGCTGGTCTGGGTCTTTGGTTGCGCCATCTTCCTGGCGCTGATGGCCGAAGCCTTCATGGGCTATCTGCTGCCCTGGGGCCAGATGTCGTACTGGGGCGCCCAGGTGATCGTGAACCTGTTCGCGGCCATCCCCTTTGTGGGTCCCGACCTGGCGCTGCTGATCCGTGGCGACTATGTGGTGGGTGATGCCACGCTGAACCGCTTCTTCAGCTTCCACGTGATCGCCGTGCCTCTGGTGCTGCTGGGCCTGGTCGTGGCGCACTTGCTGGCGCTGCACGATGTGGGCTCGAACAACCCCGACGGCGTGGAAATCAAGGCGCCCAATGCGCCCAAGGATGAAAAAGGCCACCCTCTGGATGGCATTCCTTTCCACCCCTACTACACGGTGCATGACATCTTCGGTGTGGCGGTGTTCCTGTTCCTGTTCTCGGCCGTGGTGTTCTTTGCGCCCGAGTTCGGTGGCTACTTCCTGGAATACAACAACTTCATTCCGGCCGATCCGCTGAAGACGCCCAACCACATTGCTCCGGTCTGGTACTTCACGCCGTTCTATTCGATGCTGCGTGCCATCACTTCCGAGATGATGTATGTGCTGGTGGCCTGCGTGGTGCTGGCGGCGCTGTTCACCTTCGTGAAGACCAAGCTGCCCGGCATTGCCAAAGCCATTGTCGGCGGCGCTGCCGTGGTGGCCGTGGCCCTGATGCTGAACATCGACGCCAAGTTCTGGGGCGTGGTGGTCATGGGGGGGGCTGTGGTGATTCTGTTTGCTCTGCCCTGGCTGGATTGCAGCCCGGTCAAGTCCATTCGCTATCGTCCGAGCTGGCACAAATACCTGTACGCCGTGTTTGTGGTGGTGTTCGTGGTGCTGGCCTATCTGGGCGTGCAACCACCATCGCCCATCGGCGAGCGCGTGTCGCAGGTCGGAACCCTGTTTTACTTCGGTTTCTTCTTCCTCATGCCCTGGTGGAGCCAGCTGGGCACGCCCAAGCCCGTGCCTGATCGCGTGACTTTCAAGCCCCACTGA
- the petA gene encoding ubiquinol-cytochrome c reductase iron-sulfur subunit has protein sequence MSETPVDSSKRTWIITSACAGAVGGVAAAVPFVSTFQPSEKAKAAGAAVEVDISALNPGEKLTVEWRGKPVWIIRRTPEQLKDLPELDTQLADPQSLRKPDEFTPVYARNEVRSIKPEVLVVVGICTHLGCSPSDKFVAGPQPSLPADWKGGFLCPCHGSTFDMAGRVFKNKPAPDNLEVPPHMYLSETKLLIGEDKKA, from the coding sequence ATGAGTGAAACTCCAGTCGACTCCAGCAAACGGACGTGGATCATCACGTCTGCTTGTGCAGGCGCGGTGGGCGGCGTGGCTGCTGCCGTGCCTTTTGTGAGTACGTTCCAGCCTTCCGAAAAAGCGAAGGCGGCAGGTGCTGCTGTGGAGGTCGACATCTCCGCATTGAACCCCGGTGAGAAGCTCACCGTCGAGTGGCGCGGCAAGCCGGTGTGGATCATCAGGCGCACCCCTGAGCAGCTCAAGGATCTGCCCGAGCTGGATACCCAGCTGGCCGACCCCCAGTCGCTGCGCAAACCGGATGAGTTCACGCCCGTCTATGCCCGCAATGAAGTCCGCTCCATCAAGCCCGAAGTGCTGGTGGTGGTCGGCATCTGTACCCATCTGGGTTGTTCGCCCTCCGACAAGTTTGTGGCTGGTCCCCAGCCCTCGTTGCCGGCGGACTGGAAGGGCGGCTTTCTGTGCCCCTGCCACGGCTCGACCTTCGATATGGCCGGCCGCGTGTTCAAGAACAAGCCCGCGCCGGACAACCTCGAAGTGCCTCCGCATATGTACCTGTCGGAGACCAAGCTCCTGATCGGTGAAGACAAGAAGGCTTGA
- the tatA gene encoding Sec-independent protein translocase subunit TatA gives MGSFSIWHWLIVLLIVVLVFGTKKLKNIGNDLGGAVKGFKDGMKEQGGKEAADTPEAPAGQVTASTSADKATIDVEAKQKS, from the coding sequence ATGGGCTCGTTTTCCATCTGGCACTGGTTGATCGTGCTGCTCATCGTGGTCTTGGTGTTTGGCACCAAGAAGCTCAAGAACATCGGCAACGACCTGGGCGGCGCCGTGAAGGGCTTCAAGGACGGCATGAAGGAGCAAGGCGGCAAGGAAGCCGCTGACACCCCGGAAGCCCCTGCCGGTCAGGTGACGGCCAGCACCAGCGCCGACAAGGCCACCATTGACGTTGAAGCCAAGCAAAAAAGCTGA
- a CDS encoding glutathione S-transferase N-terminal domain-containing protein: MMVLYSGTTCPYSHRCRFVLFEKGMDFEIRDVDLYNKPEEISVMNPYGQVPILVERDLILYESNIINEYIDERFPHPQLMPGDPVDRARVRLFLLNFEKELFVHVNTLEERNAKGNEKAIEKARAHIRDRLTQLAPVFLKNKYMLGEGFSMLDVAIAPLLWRLDYYGIELSKNAAPLLKYAERIFSRPAYIEALTPSEKVMRK, from the coding sequence ATGATGGTGCTTTATTCGGGAACGACCTGCCCTTATTCCCACCGTTGCCGCTTCGTGTTGTTCGAAAAGGGCATGGATTTCGAGATCCGCGATGTGGACCTGTACAACAAGCCCGAAGAAATCAGCGTGATGAACCCCTACGGTCAGGTGCCCATCCTGGTGGAGCGCGACCTGATTCTGTACGAATCCAACATCATCAACGAGTACATTGACGAGCGCTTTCCGCATCCCCAGCTGATGCCCGGCGACCCGGTGGATCGTGCCCGCGTGCGTCTGTTCCTGCTCAACTTCGAGAAGGAATTGTTCGTGCACGTGAACACGCTGGAAGAACGCAATGCCAAGGGCAATGAAAAGGCCATCGAAAAGGCGCGTGCTCACATCCGTGACCGCCTGACGCAGCTGGCCCCCGTGTTCCTGAAGAACAAATACATGCTGGGCGAAGGCTTCTCCATGCTGGACGTGGCGATTGCCCCGCTGCTGTGGCGCCTGGACTACTACGGCATCGAGCTCTCCAAGAACGCAGCGCCCCTGCTGAAGTACGCCGAGCGCATCTTCTCGCGCCCTGCCTACATCGAAGCGCTGACGCCTTCCGAAAAGGTGATGCGCAAGTAA
- the tatC gene encoding twin-arginine translocase subunit TatC, translating to MSDKPSLEDEMAGTEQPFVQHLMELRDRLLYCIYGIALAVAVLALWPGPDRLMDFVAYPIRAHMPPDAKLIAVGVFSPFFIPLKVLMMVGMLAVLPWIMYQLWAFVAPGLYSHEKKFALPLIIFGSLLAYLGIAFVQFFVLDKMFNFIQRFTPSSVAATPDIASYVEAILSLYLAFGLAFQVPIVVMLLVRFGVVEIAKLKQFRGYFIVLAFVVAAVVTPPDVISQLALAIPMCILYEVGIIGAGWFTKVSRAPEGEQAEASDALQPQQPGNEK from the coding sequence ATGTCCGACAAACCTTCTCTCGAAGACGAAATGGCAGGCACCGAGCAGCCTTTCGTGCAGCACCTGATGGAGCTGCGCGACCGTCTGCTGTATTGCATCTACGGCATTGCGCTGGCGGTGGCGGTGCTGGCGCTGTGGCCCGGCCCCGACCGGCTGATGGACTTCGTCGCCTATCCCATCCGCGCCCATATGCCGCCGGATGCCAAGCTGATTGCCGTGGGCGTGTTCTCGCCCTTCTTCATCCCGCTGAAGGTGTTGATGATGGTGGGCATGCTGGCCGTGCTGCCCTGGATCATGTACCAGCTGTGGGCCTTTGTGGCGCCGGGCCTGTACAGCCACGAGAAGAAGTTTGCCCTGCCGCTGATTATTTTCGGCAGCCTGCTGGCCTATCTGGGCATTGCCTTTGTGCAGTTCTTTGTGCTGGACAAGATGTTCAACTTCATCCAGCGCTTCACGCCCTCCAGCGTGGCGGCCACGCCGGACATCGCCTCCTATGTGGAGGCCATCTTGTCGCTGTACCTGGCCTTTGGCTTGGCTTTTCAGGTGCCCATTGTGGTGATGCTGCTGGTGCGCTTTGGCGTGGTGGAGATCGCCAAGCTCAAGCAGTTCCGTGGCTACTTCATCGTGCTGGCCTTTGTGGTGGCCGCCGTGGTCACACCGCCGGATGTGATCTCGCAACTGGCGCTGGCCATTCCCATGTGCATCTTGTACGAGGTGGGCATCATCGGCGCGGGCTGGTTTACCAAGGTGTCTCGCGCACCCGAGGGCGAGCAGGCCGAGGCTTCGGATGCGCTGCAGCCGCAGCAGCCAGGGAACGAGAAATAA
- a CDS encoding trypsin-like peptidase domain-containing protein — protein MKRFWLLFAQTVTVLLAAYFIVVTLQPSWLQRGATVSRAGISLLEAPSTQRPEPVAGSLSAAAKVAMPAVVSINTSKAVRNPRANDPWFQFFFGDQAGTQEQAGLGSGVIISPDGYILTNNHVVSGADEIEVTLADSRQAKARIIGTDPDSDLAVLKVELDKLPVIVLGNSDQAAVGDTVLAIGNPFGVGQTVTSGIVSALGRNQLGINTFENFIQTDAAINPGNSGGALVDVNGHLLGINTAIYSRSGGSMGIGFAIPVSTAKIVLDGIVKDGKVTRGWIGVEPNELSPELAETFGVKAAQGVIITGVLHNGPAAQGGMRPGDVITEVAGKPVRNVAELMTAVAALTPNEATAFTVQRADGSASLNISPGVRPSPQQPRRNR, from the coding sequence ATGAAGCGTTTCTGGCTTTTGTTCGCGCAGACAGTCACCGTGCTGCTGGCCGCCTATTTCATCGTGGTCACCTTGCAGCCGAGCTGGCTGCAGCGCGGCGCCACCGTCAGCCGCGCCGGTATTTCGCTGCTGGAAGCCCCCAGCACCCAGCGCCCCGAACCCGTGGCGGGCAGCCTGAGCGCGGCCGCCAAGGTGGCCATGCCGGCCGTGGTCAGCATCAACACCAGCAAGGCCGTGCGCAACCCGCGTGCCAATGACCCCTGGTTCCAGTTCTTCTTCGGCGACCAGGCCGGCACCCAGGAACAAGCAGGCCTGGGCAGCGGCGTCATCATCAGCCCCGACGGCTACATCCTGACCAACAACCATGTGGTGTCCGGCGCGGATGAGATTGAGGTCACCCTGGCCGACAGCCGCCAGGCCAAGGCCCGCATCATCGGCACCGACCCCGACAGCGACCTGGCCGTGCTCAAGGTGGAGCTGGACAAGCTGCCCGTCATCGTGCTGGGCAACTCCGACCAGGCCGCCGTGGGCGACACCGTGCTGGCCATTGGCAATCCCTTCGGCGTGGGCCAGACCGTCACCAGCGGCATCGTCAGCGCCCTGGGCCGCAACCAACTGGGCATCAACACGTTCGAGAACTTCATCCAGACCGATGCGGCCATCAACCCCGGCAACTCCGGCGGCGCGCTGGTGGACGTCAACGGCCATTTGCTGGGCATCAACACCGCCATCTACTCGCGCTCGGGCGGCAGCATGGGCATCGGCTTTGCCATTCCGGTGTCCACCGCCAAGATCGTGCTGGATGGCATCGTCAAAGACGGCAAGGTCACACGCGGCTGGATTGGTGTGGAGCCCAACGAGCTCTCGCCCGAGCTGGCCGAGACCTTTGGCGTCAAGGCCGCCCAAGGGGTGATCATCACCGGCGTGCTGCACAACGGCCCGGCAGCCCAGGGTGGCATGCGCCCTGGCGATGTGATCACCGAAGTGGCTGGCAAGCCGGTGCGCAACGTGGCCGAGCTGATGACCGCCGTGGCAGCACTGACCCCCAACGAGGCCACGGCCTTCACCGTGCAGCGTGCCGATGGCAGCGCCAGCCTGAATATCTCCCCCGGCGTGCGCCCCAGCCCGCAGCAACCCCGCCGCAATCGCTGA